Below is a genomic region from Lampris incognitus isolate fLamInc1 chromosome 2, fLamInc1.hap2, whole genome shotgun sequence.
AAGCAACTGATTGCTGTCCTGGTAGATGTCTGAGTGTCTCATTGTCAAGGATAAAAGTGATAAAACATAGCAGCACTGGAAAATGCAACAAAGTCAGAAAATATTCAGATAGCCAGAGAAATGCAGCTATTTGCCTCCATAAAAAAAATATGACACAATGTTGGGCGTTAATATTACAGTTGAAACAAATTTAGCGGTTGCACAAATGACAGCTATTGCAAGTGTTAAAAATGTACCTACCTAAACAAGATTACAGCAATTATCACTCAACACAATGCTTCATTTTGTTGAATTGCAAAATTCTAAATCATACAAATGATATGCCTAAACAGCTGCGTACAATGAGTTTGTACATTTTCTGGAAAGCATGGCAACTAAGCAAGGCCTATGAGTTGCTTACAATAATACACTGTTCTCCAAATCTACTGTTTTCAACTTTCTTAGCAGTTAAAGCACAATGTTAATACCTGCATAATTACCATTTCGTTGTTAGCTGACTGAAAACAGAAGTGTAAATACTAAGCAAAAGATGGAAAGGATGACATTGAAAGTATGTTTACACCAAATAATTTGGGGCTCTAAACAAGGGAAGGGTTTTTGTTCCTTCCAACTGAATTGACTATCCCCTTTGTTACTCTGGGGGAAACCAACAGACCACAGGAAGAATTTAATGTTGGCACTGTTTGAAACCCACAGCTACTGCAAGCCGCTAGTCTTGATCAGGGCCAAGGTGAATATGATTTAGGAGACAGGTGATAAGGAGTACAAATGAATGCTAATCCTGATTACAAGTACAGCTCGATATTTTCATATCAAAACAGGTTCCAATTACCAGCGCTATATTAAAACAGTACTGCCTCAACTTAACTGAAAAGCCAACGTATGGCATTTGCATTTCCACTCAATAAATTACAACTGTGGTTTCAACACCCACAAAAGTGGACAAAGTTCTCTTGGTTTGATTCAACAACTATCTTGAAAACATCACCAAGGATACGTGAAATGCAGTGTCGGGTCATAGGCAGACAGGGATTGGTACATCGGGTGCCCTCCACATAAGAGATGCATTTCTCGTACATTGTTCGTGTGTGTGGCTATAATAAAGACACTCAATAAATTAAATTTGAAATATGTTAAGTAAAGGCACAGTAAGAAAATGAGTGAACCACAACCCAATCCAGAGAACACATTTCTCCCTCTTAAAGGGCAATGCCATCTGCGTTCTTTTCCTGGTTGTTTAAATGGAAATGCCCACTCAGCCATTAGCAAAAAGCAGTGACACGGGTTAGCGCTGATGCCTGACTCTCCCCTCCCTCAACCACCACTCACAGATGCAGTTTGCTGACAGTGTAAGCATGGAGAattataaaaatgttaaaagaAAGTGCAAAAACCTACATCAGGTCACATGGGGAAAAGTTTTTTGAAGGGCCTGGGAAAATAGCATTTTGATGCTAAAACATACCTACTTTGACCAAAATGAGAATTTACGAATTTGAATACATAGGGAACACTACTGGGTAAGCCATAGCCATGATATAAAAACCTCAAAACGCACAAAAATTGACTCCCCTTTAAGTGCTAAAGACAACTAAGATATGCTCAGTAAAAAGGTGATCCCAAAAACAGTAAAAACCTGCTGAACTTAGTTAACTGAATTCTTTTAGATTTGTTTGAATGCTTGCCAGCCTGTCTGTACCAATATCAATCACTATCCCCACTGACCATGCATTATATGGCAAAGAATTAGTTGACAATAGCTATACACTGTATTCAAAACAGAAATGTGTgaaattttatttcattttctacTGCCCAAACCCACCCACGCCCCACCTGAGGAGCTCCTTCTGTGGCAGCCTGCCTCCTCTCCCTAAGCTGCTTGTGCAGCAGGGCTTCCACACCATACCGGCGGCGGTAACGGCGCAGGGCTTTTAGCTTCTTCAGGTTCTCCCTCTCCTTCATAGACAGTCCCTCAGGCCCAGTCAGTAGACTGCTCCCTGGAATAAAAGCATATCATCAACAGCTTTTAGGCCAATGTCTTCATATTGCAAACAGATAAGGTAATGAGGTGATGTTATCTAGGAGAAAGAGCAATTCCTTAGGCAACCACTATTAGGCATCCAATAGTCGTGGATGCTCAGCTTGAAACAAAGATGCCACATCCATGTATCCTTACCAAGGGTCTCATGCTCCACCTTGCGGTTGTGCAGGTATCGACGCTTCTTCTCTTTGAGAAGGTGCTGTAGGCGTTTGAACTGGTCAATGTAAAGAGACTGGAGCCTGATGAGTTTCTCACGGGTGATCAGCGCCACCTCTTCTGCTGTGTACACTCCTGCGTGTCTACATAAAAAGGAACAGAAAAATAGAATAATTTAGAAAAAAAGGGAAGAGGTCCTCACAGCTCCGCCGAAATGTTGGCGGAGCTATCTTTAGTGGCCTTTAGTGGCCATACCGAAGGTTGGATTGAGGCAAATTAAGTTTTTGTAAATAACAGAGGGTCTGGCCACAAAAGAGTATTCCATAGAGTCTGAGATTATGAACTTAAAAAAGGATAGAAATTAACTTACTGGGGGATTATTGAGGTCTAACCTTTACCAAGATGGCTTGGGTGCAACTGAAAAGGGGAAGGGATTttgtttatctcatctcatcttcagctgcttttccggggtcgggtcgcagtggcagtaagctaagtagggcactccagacgtccctctccccagcaacgccctccagctcctcctgggggatcccaggcattcccaggccaaattggacatgtagtccctccagcgagttctgggtctaccccggggtctcctcccagttggccatgcccggtaaaccctCCAAAGgtaggtgcccaggaggcatcctaattagatgcccgaatcagctcaactggctcctttcgatgcaaaggagcagcggctctactccaagctccctccggatgtccgagctcctcaccctatctctaaggctgagcccagacgcaccctacggaggaaactcatttcagccacttgtatccgcgatctcactcgTTTGGTCACTAgtaccaaagctcatgaccataggtgaggattagaacaaagattgactggtaaattgagagctttgccttccagctcagctccttctttgccacaacggtccggtacaacatccgcattactgctgatgctgcaccaatctgcctgtcaatctctcgctccatcctaccctcacttgtgagcaagaccctgagatatttgaactccttcacttgaggcaacaactcatcccccaccccagagggagcaatccacaattTTCTGAGTGGGATTTTGTTTACTCAAAACTAATTCACTTCCCTTTTTACCAATcagggaggaagaaaaaaaatctgataaTTAACTTATTACTGAGCCGGTGTTACCTCTGCCTGAAACGCGTGTACATGAAGCAGAAACTTTTAATAAGAAACTTAATAAAGGGACTGCAACACCTATCCACGGACTGCTTCAAAAATTAGCTTAAAAGGTTATGTTTTTTCCGTTGACTCAAGAAAGCGGGGAATGAACTTACTTCAGAGGATCCTCGTGATCACTGTCAATGCTGTCAGCCTCGCTGTCAGGGTCTCCTCTCCATGTCTGGTCGAGAACAAGAGGTCCCTGCTCCTCTTCACTCCAACTGTCCTCATCTGCAATCAAAGGGGAATGCAAGTACACTTACACATGATGTATGCATATTTGCacatgggaaaaaaaaatcacagaagcTGCAAGAGGAAAACATACCCAGTCATTACAGACAACACAGCATAAAAAAATAGACAAATTTACAGAGAGGGGAACATTACTTAATTCACAGTAAATGCAccagattgtaaaaaaaaaaacaaaaaaaacaaacaagtttgtcACAAGGTAAAAAAATCATCACCCACGAGACAGAAAAATCATCACCAACTCAACTAATGTCAATGATTTTTGTCCATTGCCGAACAAAATCACTCACCTAGAATGTGACTTCCTTCACTGTGACCTCCGTGAAGATGGTGTGTTTCTGCACGGCTGTATCCGCTAAGCTGGGATACTAGTGCTTCTGGGGATGGACCGGAGGATGCCTTTTTCATCTGAGCACGGAGGGCCATGGCGTTTCTTCGAGCATGCTCCGCACAGAATGTCACTCTGTTGATGAGATGAAAATAAGCAATAAGTGAGATGGCCACGCTACACCAATTTGCTTGGGCATAGTTATGAATAGTGTGCACTTCAGCCACCCATTGTGTTCACCTGTCTGCGAGACAGATTTGGGAAGGGAAAAAGACATTTATGCCCTCCTTGGAGTAGCTACGACTAGCCATTATAAAATCAGATGGATTCTGACTTTACACCTACCCATCTTTTTTGTCAACCTTTGGAGCAGCATTGGGGCAGCGCTTGCCATTTTTACTGGAGACATAGCTGCACTGTTTGTAGGGGGCATTTTTGTCCTCTAATATGTGTTTGATGCAGAACTCCAGGCCGTCCAAGCGTTGCTGGGAGCAGGGTCGCTGGGTGAAGGCGCAGGCTTGAGGTTCCTGAGGACGGGGCGTCTGGGTCACCCTGCCCCGACTCGAAGGTAAAACGTGGATCCTTATCCTGTTCATTGTAAAAGTTCTGAAAGCACATAAAGGGAAACCAAGACATTACGGTGTTAACTTATAGGCTGCTACCGAGTACGTGGTTGTCAATAATTCTGTCCGCGCAATTCTCATTTTGAGCAAAAAGCCACACAACACCTTGTGTTCTTTCGCCTCCGATCCTGGGGGCAAGGGCTACAGGTGGGTTACAAACTATGTGTGTATTAAATGTGAAAACACAAACATTAGGTTAAAACAGAACTTGAAAGATCACATTGAAGGTGGGGCGTTGATTTAAGGACTTGAGAGTGATACCTGTATCGACAGTGATACCTGTATCACCTGTCCAAGCTAGTCCTTGGACTAGAACACTTTAAATTATGTGAGTCCAAAAGGTCAGAGGATGTTGCGTAACTCAGTTTAACGTGGTCGGGACAGTAACGCAACATACGACAATCAGGAGACGAACGAACCAAACGACGTCGAAGCGACCACTGATGGCCAAATCTCATGTCGAGGTAGGGTGATAGCTCGAGATTGAATATAACATATTCTACAATATTGTCGAACAACGTCTAAAATTAAGCACCCGCCGATACACTTTTCGCGGCCGCCTTAACGTATAAGCGATTTTTAAAAGTACACTGCACTAATAGTAGCGTTCCTAAGTGGTGTTCGGCCCTCCCTGTCAGACCAGTCTAAACGGGCGCCACATCATAGTGAGGCCCGCCTCTTCTCACCGCGTCACAGCAGCCTGCCCCGTCGGCtatgcagccgccatctttattTAGCGGCGGCTAATACCGCGCTAAcagcttttttttccttccttccttaaaCCGTAGACTACAAGAGCTTTTTGCTGACCTGTAACTATAGGCAGATGTCTTAATCGGTGTTACTGAAATGCATCGACGTCAACACATGAATGTTACGCATGACTTCCTCATCGTTATCTGCTTACCTTTGTCCCACCAGTCCCACCGAGCCCCGCTCCTGAGGCATACTGCGTCGCTTTTTCCCGCATTCGCCAACCAACTGCAGCAACCGTC
It encodes:
- the kansl2 gene encoding KAT8 regulatory NSL complex subunit 2, producing MPQERGSVGLVGQRTFTMNRIRIHVLPSSRGRVTQTPRPQEPQACAFTQRPCSQQRLDGLEFCIKHILEDKNAPYKQCSYVSSKNGKRCPNAAPKVDKKDGVTFCAEHARRNAMALRAQMKKASSGPSPEALVSQLSGYSRAETHHLHGGHSEGSHILDEDSWSEEEQGPLVLDQTWRGDPDSEADSIDSDHEDPLKHAGVYTAEEVALITREKLIRLQSLYIDQFKRLQHLLKEKKRRYLHNRKVEHETLGSSLLTGPEGLSMKERENLKKLKALRRYRRRYGVEALLHKQLRERRQAATEGAPQPHTRTMYEKCISYVEGTRCTNPCLPMTRHCISHIYQDSNQLLFKICPGLTDVPCDRTVHMGQSEEPRCPLHLTLPPPIYQPEQEPPPQEQLTLAAKDMYLSAAELQPTESLPLEFSDDLDVEGDGMQGPPSPLQFDTALALEDQTIRAIAEAPMDILTGEDPDQVDLDTSGQELSDRDVDTIVNDQVVVGGEREATENSLLDTASVDDPR